The Anguilla rostrata isolate EN2019 chromosome 1, ASM1855537v3, whole genome shotgun sequence nucleotide sequence CACGCTTCGCATTTGAAGTAAATTcctttactgtacatactgtaatcGGCAAATGATGTCAAGTTCAGTGCAACTCTAAACTGCAGCCTCCTGTAACCCCACAAAAGTGAATGGAGCCTGTCCTCACTCCCTCAAAACAACTAGCAGGAATTAATCATGAAACTAGCTCACAATTCTACCTTCAAAAAGCTGATGGTTTTTGAGTGTGTGCttcacagcacacatgcacaggaacATTAATATCAGTTACTCTATAGGAGATAGGCCATAAGACCATCTCTGACCCATCAGCATGCTAAATCCTCTTGGATAACTGCAGAAAAAGTACTGAAAGGACTGTGCTAATTTCAGGTCTATACTGAGGCGCTAATGCATAAAAGCACCCCCTGGTGTCCAATATCCAACAAATGGAAGTCTGTTgctttgcatatttttcatcaCCCTTTAAACCATGttctttgggggaaaaaaaggaggtgAACTGCCacattgtaaatggtaaatggatgaTTTATATGCGCTTATCAAGCTTACATGTGCCTTATCGCCAAGCATTGGGATTAGGTAGGTTCGCTCAAGGACACCGAACCAGGCGGTTGAACGGCAACTCCGATGGACAATCGGTCTTACTCTAGCTATGCGCCATCACATTAAGTGTTACTTTCCAGAACCAAAATAAGGTCTGTTCTATTATcaggaaaataataattccaCCTTTTCCTTTATCcttctcgtgtgtgtgtgacagcaggCTAAAGGGATTTCTCTTTGGGATTTGAGGTCATTTCTCTACCATATTACTATTAAGCAACAGTAGACAAAGGCAGCTCACTTTTAAACTGTTTAAGGTTTGTTTCTCAACATCCAGGAAGACAGGTGTGTTGAAGCTGATGTGTCACAATGTGTCCAGCCAGTGAGACGGCGAGAGAGGTACCCCATGTATTCCAGGTCGGAGAAGATGAAGGTCTTGTTGACGTCAAAGCCGCAGGCGATGATGTCTTTGGCGTTCTCTACAGCGTAGCGATGGCACTCCTCCAGGGACAGGTCCTTCCACAGATACTTCTCATCGTCCGTCATCTGGATGACCAGCGGGATGTCGAACACGTCCTGCAGCCATCTTGAAAAGGGGGAGGTGACCAGATCACGTGACCGCACACGCTTACAACACCAGGGGAATCTCAACACCGCAAAACCTTCTGCACTAAACCACACGGTACCATTGTTACCCAACCACACCACTGTGTCGGGCACACCCTTAAAATGTTGTACAACAATTAAGCTGTcagaaaaaagatttattttctttttaaatgttccttTGACGCACGCGTTACAATTGGCTGCATTAAATTTACAATGTTCGCATTTGCATTGAGCCAACAAATTGTGGTAAACTATGTTACTGGGAGAAATACATATTCAGTGATTTGATCAGCGTGGTAAAATGCAGTACGTATGATGGGCATCAGCATACATGTAATACATTtcagctaatgccatagcttgAGGGCCTTGTGTTGCAGATCACCTGCAAGTATCCAGTAAGCACATATATACACTGTGCTAACAGTGGGCCTTACTTTGTGAAGATAAAGGGAATGAGGTGGCCCACATGCATGGCCTCTGAAGAAGGGCCCCGCCCAGTGTACAGGTAGAAGGATTTCTTGTTTTCATATGCGTCCAGGACTTGGTGCATAtccctgagagagggagaaagagaaagtaagaaataaaggagagagagaggattaaGCACAGGCCTTTCCTCACATCCAACTCTTCTGTTTGGAAGAGACAGGCTCCAAGCTCAATTAAGTAAAGTCCAAGctcaaaaaaacattcactttttGCTTTAATATGCCTCTAGATTTTGCAACTTTGACCAAATGTATTACTAACTTGGgctcaaaggaaaataatttactTCAATGAATGACAAGTACTCTGCACTCTGGGTATGACAGAAGCATATTCCTGTGGCCTAGAGGACAGCTGAATTCCCTGACCTGCACAAAGGGCAGCTAAAGTAACCAATGAGATTGAATAATTGAAGACTTGGCAGCGACTGGTTGATTCCAGTTTTGCAGACCTATGGGAGAAGAAGATTCCCCGTCGCAGAAAGCGGTGTGGCTTCTGTCCCGTGACGCGTTCTATTCTATCCACCAGCTCCTGGTCAATCTTGCTGCTGCCAAACCGAACTGAAACAACAAAGAGAGAGCCAGTCAAACACAGAGTCAATAAAATAGACCTATCAGAGCTTATCAAGTTAAGGGTttacccctcattacaaagaagTTTTACCATGTCACCTATTAAATTGTCATAGCTATTAAATTTGGAGATGGTGGGTTTTCATTGTAgatgagtttttattttgttgggtCCAGGATTAGACTGTTAGTTGAATACCGTGCACTTTAAGAACTAACCAGGCTACTGACAACGACCAGTATTCAAGTTAATTAAGACAGTTAACAAGTTGCTTAATGGCTACAAGGGCCATGGACAATTCATTCAACAACTAAGCACGGTTGAGACAAAAGCCCAGGCCTCAAAGCCAACATGTTACGTTTGTGGACTTAAAACCTTTACGTTATTTAGCATAAACTTCCGATAACACAACAATCAGATCATAACTCAGTCAGTAGCTCAAATCAAACCAAATATTCATCAGGTACAGTTAAACTaaaagcagcacacacagtgcatcCTCAGGACCAAGGTTTAAAAACCTGGCCCTGGGTACAGTCTTCCTTTGGTCAACACAGTAAGGGCTGGGGCTCTAATGTGCATGGGACATGCtgttatacattgtttttttcccttagaTGATCTATGAATACTCATTCACCAATCAGCTTGTCATAGTCCACTCCTTTGGCACTGGAGGTTGACACATTCCAGGGGTCCACCATGTCCTCTTCTTCGCCAGCTGAGGGCCCATTGTCCTGCGTGGGGGCACTGTCGCTGGGCAGGCATCCGGCCTTGTAGTCCTGACCCGTTACAGCTTTGTAGTCGACTTTTAGCTTCAGCAAGAGCTGCACTGCAGCATCAACGTCCGCCTGGcaacacagaaccacacattgacacaataaagaaaaatattgcaaGACATGGCTATTAGCAAAGAAATCCTGAAGCATGTCATGTTCAGTAAGGTGATAGTCCATCAATATGGAGGCAAACCAAGAGCatactgaaaaagcaaaaaatttcCCTGGAAGGTAGAACACTGACTGGCAAAAAGCAAGAaagtaaatgtacagtaaatgtacaGTAGAACAGAACAAGCGAGCAGAGGGTTGTGCCACTCACACAAGCAGCACTCAACAGGTGGATTCAACAGGTAAAACATCAGACATTACACATAAGTGCTGATGAGAAATGGCCTATTCGAACATAGTCATAGTTGGCAGCATTCCACCTAAAGGGACATGTTTGTACAGTGATCCAACTTACTTTATCagccttttgtgtttttaggGTTCTGACTTTCTCTCCCTGGGCTGTCAATTTCTCATACAGTTCCATTGGTGTCATGTTCCCAGGTCCTTCTGCCTGACAGTCTGTCATCTTCAACACTGCCCAGGGCtgagagaagaaaacaaatcatttgtaatttaaatggtCAAATCCACACAAAAACCTCCTGCACCTAAATTATACTATTCTGAAATGCCGTAGGCTCCCAGAGGACTTAAAGGGTAACTGATCTTGCTTTCTCAAGATTGCAGTACAGTTTACTGTAATGTCCCAAATTTCTACTACATCACTGAAATATCCAgatttcttatatatatatatatatcccaatatattttatattttatattaacataTATATAACTGGCTACTGAAAATATCTGACAGCAACAGAATAGACCTCTGCCTTagagtcacacaatgctgtgtTGCTCCTTAATGGTAGTACATAAAAATCCATCATTCCTCACATAAATGCAATGTCGAATTTTGAGATTTGACCATATACTAAAAGTCTCCACATTTTTCTCTCAAATGTTCATAACATCTAATTACAGGTTTAATTGAATTACAGTGCATAACAGCGAACATTACAACTTGGCTGTCCAAATGTTCTGCTGAACATAGGCTACTGTATACAGCAGGCTATGAACCTACACTACAGGCGTCATAAAGAAAACCTTCAATTGGCACACCATTGACATGTTTGATATTTCGTCAGTTTGCTTGCTCGCAACGGATTGTCACGTTAAAAACTACGTTTAATCTGGTTGCTTAAATAAAGCCCtcaaatatgaataattcatttatgCTTTCAATAACCAAATAATGACATTATAGTCAAAGAAACATTTATAGACCTTCTAAATCTTCTGAGCATTAAAAACGTAAACACACCCTTAGTATTATGAAACAGCTAACCAGTGGGTAGCTAGTTACAACAATGTGCCATTTGCCATATGCTAGTTAGCATGTCACAATTATGACGACGTAGTGACCACTACTGACCAATGAGTATCATAATATCAGTAAGCGGTTCAGCTAAACCGCGTTGGTTAAATAAAAGTGAacacatatgtatttattgtcaATTCAATGAATGCACTGCCATCcagaaataatttataatgttCAACCCACCTATGAGAAATCACAGACCGGTAACATTAAACGAGATCCTCATTCAACTTGCATCAGCTCAGCTGTGCAACGCATATAATGGTCTTTACAGAAACTTTAAGTGTTTAAAATGGTCCTGACATAGCTGTGATGCTACAAGCAGCTTACAGTTCACAAGATGCTAGTTATTTTAGcatattttaaagtatttactTTCATATACCCAGTTCATGGACACCATTCATATTTAATCCTGTAACAAGCGGTTGTTTTCCTCCTACAATACACAGTACATATGACGATTAGAATAGTTGCCCGTAGGACACAGTTGTACGAGCACCAGGAAAACAACGCGGAGGTTTTGGAAAAGGAAGCTAGCTATCATAGTTGAGTGCGGAGTGGTGAGGTCGGTCTGAAGGAATAGCAGGTTCACTCATTCGATATCGCAATGCACTTATTTGTGTTATTAACTGATGACTGTTTGTCACAATAATATTAAAGCAAGCTGTATCTTCAAGCTGAACAGCTCG carries:
- the LOC135251706 gene encoding tryptophan--tRNA ligase, cytoplasmic, translating into MTDCQAEGPGNMTPMELYEKLTAQGEKVRTLKTQKADKADVDAAVQLLLKLKVDYKAVTGQDYKAGCLPSDSAPTQDNGPSAGEEEDMVDPWNVSTSSAKGVDYDKLIVRFGSSKIDQELVDRIERVTGQKPHRFLRRGIFFSHRDMHQVLDAYENKKSFYLYTGRGPSSEAMHVGHLIPFIFTKWLQDVFDIPLVIQMTDDEKYLWKDLSLEECHRYAVENAKDIIACGFDVNKTFIFSDLEYMGTSPGFYRNVVKVQKHVTFNQVKGIFGFTDSDCIGKISFPAIQAVPSFSTSFPQIFNGRKDVQCLIPCAIDQDPYFRMTRDVAPRIGYPKPALLHSTFFPALQGAQTKMSASDPNSSIFLTDTAKQIKNKINKHAFSGGKDTIEEHRKQGGNTDVDVSFMYLTFFLEDDEQLEKIRQDYSSGALLTGELKKCLIETLQPMITAHQERRKQVTEETVRQFMTPRRLDFNY